The sequence below is a genomic window from Thiomonas sp. FB-Cd.
CCAACCAGGGGCGCCTGTGCGTCAAAGGGCGCTTTGGCTTCGACTACGTGGCCAACCCGGCCCGGCTGACCACCCCGCTCATCCGCCGCGAGGGCGTCCCCAAGGACCCTGAGCAGGTGCGGCTGTCCGATTGGCGCGCCGTCTTCCGCGAGGCCACTTGGGACGAGGCGCTGGAACGCGCCGCCGGCGGGCTTCTGCGCCTGCGCGCGCAACACGGGGGCAAGGCCTTGGCCGGGTTCGGCAGTGCCAAGGGCAGTAACGAGGAGGCGTATCTTTTTCAGAAGTTGGTCCGCGCGGGTTTCGGTACCCACAATGTGGACCACTGCACCCGGTTGTGCCATGCATCCAGCGTCGCGGCGCTGCTTGAAGGCATTGGCTCGGGCGCGGTGAGCAACCCGGTCATGGACGTGCTGCACGCCGACGTGGTCCTGGTCATTGGCGCCAATCCAACCGTCAACCACCCGGTGGCCGCCACGTGGATGAAAAACGCCATGGCGCGCGGCACGCGCTTCATCCTGGCCGATCCACGGCGCACGGAATTGGCCCGCAAGGCGTGGATGACCCTGCAGTTCCGCGCCGACACGGACCTGGCCCTCCTTAACGCCATGCTGCACGTGGTGTTCGCAGAAGACCTGGTCGATGCGGCCAGCGTGCAGGAGCGTTGCCATGCCGAGGATGTTGAGGCCATCCGCAGGCACGTGGCTCCGCTCAGCCCCGAGGCCATGGAGCCCATATGCGGCGTCGCCGCAGCGGACATTCGCGCCGCTGCTCGGGCATTTGCCACCAGCAAGGGATCGATGATTCTCTGGGGCATGGGAATCTCCCAGCATGTGCACGGCACCGATAACGTGCGCGCACTCATTGCGCTGTGCCAGCTGACGGGACAGATCGGTCGTCCCGGGACGGGGTTGCACCCGCTGCGTGGACAAAACAATGTCCAGGGCGCCAGCGATGCTGGGCTGATTCCGATGATGTTCCCAGACTACGTGCGCACCCAGGACGCGGGAGTGCTCGATCGCGTGGAGCATTACTGGGCATTGCCGCAAGGAAGCCTGAGCCGTGAGCCTGGCCTGACTGTGGTCGAGATTGTCCACGCCGCGTTGGCCGGCACCATCCGCGGGATGTACATCGAGGGCGAAAACCCAGCAATGAGTGACCCTGACGTGCACCATGCCCGCCAAGCGCTGAGCGGCCTGGAGCATCTGGTGGTGCAGGATATCTTTCTCACGGAGACGGCAGCGTTGGCCGATGTGGTGCTGCCCGCATCCGCATGGCCCGAGAAAACCGGCACGGTGACGAACACGGACCGCTTGGTCCAGCTTGGCCGCAAGGCGCTTGCCCTTCCGGGACAGGCGCGTGCGGACCTCTGGATCATCCAGGAAATGGGCCGGCGCCTCGGGGTGACGCCCATCGCGGAGGTTGATATGCACGGTGGTGATGCGGGTGTGGGCGCCGTGTTCGAGGAAATGCGTGGCATGATGTCCTCCATCGCCGGTATCTCGTGGGCGCGCCTTCAGCGTGAAGGCGCCGTGACCTATCCTTGCACGGCAGAAGATGAGCCGGGGCAGCGTGTGGTGTTTGTCGACCGCTTTCCGACCGCCGACGGCCGTGCCAGGCTGCTGCCCGCGCCGCTTGCGTTTGCGGACGAGCGACCCGATAACGCCTACCCGTACGTGCTGATTACCGGGCGCGAGTTGGAGCACTGGCACACGGGAGCGATGACCCGCCACGCCAGCGTCCTCGACGCGCTGCAACCCGCGCCCACCGTCAGCGTCCATCCCATCCTGCTCGCCAAGTTGGGGTTGAGGGCAGGCGATGCGCTGCATGTTCAGTCACGCCGTGGCGCCATCGAGCTGGCCACCCGCGCGGACGATGCGATGCCGCAGGACGCCGTGTTCATCCCCTTCGCCTATGCCGAGGCGGCTGCAAATCTGCTCACCAACGCGGCACTGGATCCATGGGGCAAGATCGCCGAGGTGAAGTACTGTGCGGTGCGCCTGGGCAAGGCGGCAGCGCCAACCCCGTGATGGTGCCGGCCGCGCTCGGGGCTGGCCGATCAAGCGATGGCCCGCGCATCGGCTTGGCATTGGGCAGTGGCTCAGCCAGGGGCTTGGCCCATCTTGGCGTTATCAGGGCCATCGCCGATGCCGGGCTGCACATTGACTGCATCGCGGGTACCAGCATGGGGGCGCTCATTGGAGCGATTGCCTGCGCTGGAAAGCTCGACATGCTGGAGGCCACGTTCGCGCAGTTCGACCGGAAAAGGACCCTGTCGTTTTTCGACGTGGTGCTGCCGCGATCGGGTTTGATTGATGGCGCCAAGGTCAGTGAACTGGTGCGCGCGCATGTTCATGCCGACCTCATCGAGGCACTGCCCATAGCGTTCGCGGCGGTGGCGACCGATATCGCCAGCGGCGAGGAAGTGGTGATTCGCTCCGGCGACGTGATCGAGGCCGTGCGCGCCAGCATTTCCGTCCCGGGCATCTTCACCCCGCTGCGCACCGACGGGCGCATCCTGGTCGACGGCGGGCTGACCAACCCAGTACCGGTCAGCGTGGTGCGAACCATGGGAGCCGACGTGGTGGTTGCCGTCGACCTGAACGACCAGATCGTGGCAGGAAAGAACTTCAAACCCTTTCGACGCGAAGCGCCCGGGGGCCAAGGCATGGGCGACGCAGCGATGACGCGATTGGTTCGCAATTACCGGCAGACGATGGCCGATCTGAAGGCGCGGTTGCTCGCCCGCGATGCTCCGGCGGCGGCGCAGTTTTCGCGCTGGGCGCTCAAGGAGGACCCGTTGCCGAACATCTTTGACGTGTTGTTGGCGTCAATCAACGTGATGGAGACACGGATCACCAAAACGCGCCTGGCGCTTGATCCGCCGGATGTGCTTATCCAACCCCCGCTTGGACATATCCGGTTTCTCGAGTTTGGGCGCGCCGAAGAAATCATTGCCATTGGCTACCAGAGCGCGGCGGACGCGCTGTCGCAATGGCTTGCGCAGCAGGGCACCGCCCCCAACGATGACTCCCGTGCCCCTGCCCCTGCCCCTGCCCCTGCTGTGGGGGCGTCCCTGAGCCGGTGAGTGGAGGCACACTCCGGCACGTCTCGACGCGGTTGACCAAGCGCGCGGCAGGCCCGCATCGCCTGTGACGTGCGTGGTATGGCCATGCCGCCAGCAGCAGGAACGCGCCGAAGCGACGCAGGGGCAGCCCAGTGGCGCGCCAGAGCGCTACAGGAAGCGCCATCCCTGCGATGCAAGCGGCGGCCGCCAGCCAAGGGCGGGGATGTCAATGATCTGGGGGCGAAACCACGTTATGATTTGCCAAGCATATCGTGATAATGCTGGACATTGCATAACCAGGCAAAACGCGATCCATGAGCGTCTCCAACGACACCACTCCCCGTCCGAAAGTCCGCCTTGAAATCAAACAGGGCACGGCGATCGGGCCAGGCAAGGCCCGGTTGCTCGAGGCCATGGCGCGCACCGGCTCGATTTCAGCTGCTGCCCGGGAGCTCGACATGAGTTACCGGCGTGCCTGGCTGCTTGCCAGCAGCCTGAACCAGGCATTCAAGTCGCCCCTGATTGAAGCCAGCAAAGGGGGAAGCGGCGGTGGTGGAGCGCTGCTGACTCCGCTCGGATATGAAGTCCTTCGGCGCTACCGGCGCATGGAATACAGGGCCTTGCGCGCCATCGAGTCTGATATGCGAGCCTTCAATGCCCTGCTGCGTGAGGGCGATGATGACCCGTCCGCGCTCGATGTCGCCGCTGATGTGGCCGATGAGCCCGGCAGTGATGGCCTTGTGCGGGCTATGGACCAGCCGCTTCGCGCCGCAACCGTCAGCGCGAAGCGCGGCCGGCCGCGAAAGGGCGCTGCATTTCCCAAGGTTTGACCCGTTCGCGTAACGGCTCATTGCCGCGAGCGCGCCGTTGAGCGGATTGGCCTCCATCGGCTGCTCGATGCACGAATGGCGCGCGACGTCACCGGCGCGCCAAAGCTAGACCGTCTCCGGCGCGAGCAGCGCCACGACAGCTGCACGATGAGGGCACCCGGAGCGGGCTGCGCCTGCATTCCGGCAAGCGGCGATCGGATCCGGGCGCGCCGCGGCCAACCCTTTGGAGCATGAATGCCCTGTAATCGAAAGGTCCAAGCGGATATATCGATTTCGAGGCGAACGCATGCATGTGCGCAACCGTCAGCCACAACGTAATTGGCAAAGAGGGTCGAGCGATAGGCTAGAAGTTTCTTGCGTTATAGTTAATTAAATATAACCCTTGATCGGGCTGCATGTTCACTGGGGCTGGATGTGCATGCTCGCTGGCCTTCCCAGCCCATGGAGTATTCGATGCAACGTTTCACGAAGGGATCCCGCTTGCTGGCCGCTGTCGCCCTTGCAAGCGCCTGTGCGGTTCCCGCAGCGCAAGCGGCGAAGCCCGTGCTTGCGGTGGCTTATGCAGGTTCGATGGGTGCATTGATGGACAAGGGCTTGGGCCCAGCCATCGCAAGGCAGACGGGTGTGCAGTACCAGGGCGAGGGCGCTGGCGCCTTCGGGCTCGCACACTTGATTGCCGCCAAGCAGCTGAACCCTGACGTGTTCGTGTCGGTGACCCCAGGTCCGATCAGGGTGCTGCAAAAGGCGGGGCTGATTGGTACGGCGGTACCGGTGGCCAGCACGCAGATGGTCATCGCATACAGCCCCAAGAGCCGCTTTGCCAAGGATTTCATGGTCGCGTCGGCTGGCAAGGCAAATTGGTACGAGGTGCTGGAGAAACCGGGATTGAAATTTGGTCGGACCGATCCCACCGTGGACCCCCAAGGCCGAAACATCGTGTTGACCATGCTGCTGGCCGAGCACTACTACAAAAAGCCGGGATTGGCCGACAAGATTCTGGGTGGCGTGTTCAACACGAGACAGATCTTTACCGAGCCTTCGCTCTTGTCGCGCCTCGAATCGGGTCAACTTGACGCCACTTCGGGGTACCTCAGTGCCGTCATCTCGCATGGGTTGCCCTATGTCAGACTTCCGGCCCAAATCAATCTGAGTGATCCAGCCATGATCGACACCTGGTACAGCAAGGTGCACTTCAGTATTGCGCTGCCCAATGGCAGCAGCGATAACGTGTCTCCGCAACCGATGGTGTTCTATGCCGCCGTGCTGAAGAACGCCCCCAACCCCGAGGCGGGCGAGGCCTTCGTCAAGCTCATGACCAGTGCAGAGGGGCAGAGGATGTTTAAGGCATACGGGTATGGCGAACCCAAGGGTGGCAATCTTCAGTAAATCCATGGGGTGGGTGACAATGGCGCCGCTGCCCAGTTTTCGCTGCCCGACCTGCCCACATGTCCATCCTTCCCCTGGATTCCGCCGCCGCTGATTTCGGTGGCCATCACCCGAACGCGGGTGAGGCGCGGCGCGCCTGGGTGGTGGCTGCGCTCGGCCTGGCCGGGCTAGCCTTTCTTGCGGTTCCATTTTTCGGGTTGTTCATCAGCACACCCTGGAGCCAGTTGCAACTGCAGCATGGTGATCTCTCGTCCTTGAGGGCGTCGGTGATCTACACCCTCGTGGCCGTGACGCTTGTCGTGATCTTCGGCACGCCTGTGGCATGGTGGCTGGCGAGGTATGAGTTTCGGGGCAAATGGGCGCTGGAACTCCTCGTCCTGCTGCCGCTGCTGACGCCGCCGCTGGCCATGGGCCTTCTCCTGTCCATGAGTTACGGGCCCTACAGTTGGGCGGGGCAACCGCTCGCACAACTGGGGCTCACTCTCACCAACACGACGAATGCATTCGTGCTTGCGCAAATTTACGGCAGCGCACCGTACTTCATCGTGGCCGCGCGCTCGGCCTTCGAAGGCGTGCCGCGCGAACTCGAACAGATGTCGCTCACGCTGGGGCAGTCTCCCTGGCGCACGTTCTGGCGCATTACCGTGCCACTGGCCAAGCTCGGGCTCGGCGCCGGGGTGGCGCTGGCCTGGGTGCGGGCGCTCGGTGAGTTCGGCATCGTGCTGATCGTCGCGTACTACCCTCAGGGCATTCCAGTCAAGCTCTGGGTCAATCTGCAAGACACGGGGCTTTCGGCAGTTTATCCCCTGCTATGGCTTTTTTTCGTGATTGGCCTGCCTTTGCCGTTGTTGATGGGTGCGCTATCGCGGCGCAATTCCATGCGGCATTAAATGCTCCATGCGCGTTGATCTTTCCATCACACACCCCGTCGTACTTTCCGCGCAATTCGAGGTGCGTGGTTTCACCGTGTTGCTGGGGGCGAGCGGAGAGGGCAAGAGCACGCTGATCAAGGCGCTGGCCGGTCTGGTGCCGAGTACAGGCGAGCCCTTCAATGGGCTGCCCCCGCAGCGCCGGCCCGTCGGCTATCTGCCCCAGGGCTATGCGCTGTTTCCGCACCTGAAGGCATGGGAAAACGTTGCGTATGCGCTCGGTGGCACGCTCAAGGAGCATCGCCGCATTGCACTTGATCTTCTCGGCGCCCTGAATCTTGCGCATCATGCGGAGAAGCGCCCAGCGCAACTCAGCGGCGGACAGCAGCAACGCGTGGCCTTGGCCCGGGCGCTGGCGCGCAAGCCCCACATCCTGCTTCTCGATGAACCCACATCGGCGCTGGACGCGAGCACGCGAGACGAAGTCATGGCCGAACTCATCTCGCGCATGCACCAGCTCTCGGTTCCCGTGTTGGCCGCGACCCATGATGCAAGCCTGGCTGCGATGGCCGATTGGATGGCGTTGATGGCGGGGCGGCGGGTGGTGCAGCAGGGTGTTCCGCGGGAGGTGTTCGCACACCCAGCCAGCATTCAGGCGGCCGCACTCCTGGGTTTTCGCAACCGTTTCGTGGGCACCGTGTTGCGCCAGGAGGAGCACGGCGGCTACACCCTTTTGCGATGGGATGCAGCAGATGCCACGCTGCGCGTGCCGCTGCTTCCGCAGGCCGCCCCAGGCTGCCTCGTCGATTGGGTGGTGGCTGCGGATGACGTGCGCCTGCCGCCCCTCAAGCTTCAGGAACAGCGCGCAAGCGAAAACCCGGTGCACGGCCGCATCGAGCACCTGGTCGTGCAGGGTGCCAATACCACTGCGGCCTTGCGCTGCGGCGACGCGCTGTTATGGCTCACCGCGCCTTATCGTTTGGCCGACCATCATCACCTGGCTCTCGGGGACCCATTGAGCGTGGATTTGCGCACTTCGCATATCCGCGGTTGGCTGCGTGAGCCGGTCGCTTCAGGGTCGCACGCAGCGCAACGCCGTGCCCTCTAGCCTGGAGTCTGGGGCGCCAGTGAAGCCAGTGCCTCGATGAGCTGATCAACGTCGCCCAGCGTATGGGCCGCTGAAAGGCTCAGGCGCAGACGGGCCGTTCCCTCGGGCACGGTGGGCGGGCGGATCGCGGGCGCCCAAAACCCCTTTTGCCACAAGCCGGACATCGCTGCGAGCGCTGATGCGTTGTCGCCGATGATGATGGGCTGAATCGGCGTCTTGGAGGCGGTGAGTTGCCAGCCTGAAGGAAGCACCTTCGCGCAACCGGCGCGCAAGCGTCGATTCAGGTCCTGCAGCGTTTGCCGCCGCCACTCTTCTGCGGCGATCAACTTGAGACTGACGCGCAAGGTTTCAGCAATGAGGGCGGGCGCTGCAGTCGCAAAGATGTAGCTGCGTGCGCGCTGCATGATCCATTCCACCAAGTCATCTTCGCCGGCGACAAAGGCGCCAGCCACGCCTGCCGCCTTGCCGAGCGTTGCCATGACGATCAGCCGCGGGCTGCGCAGTCCGAACATCGCCGCCGTACCGCGACCTCCTTCGCCGAGCACGCCAAACCCGTGCGCGTCGTCGATGAGGAGTAGCGCATCAAACCGGTTGGCCAACTCAAGCAGCGCCGGGAGCGGTGCAATATCGCCGTCCATGCTGAACACGGCGTCAGTCGCAATGAGCTTGCGCCGCGCGGAGCTTGCTGCCAGCAGTCTGCCGAGCGCGTCGACATCCGCGTGCGGGTACACCTGCACGTCGGCGCGTGACAGCCGCGCACCGTCGATCAGGCAGGCATGGTTGAGGGTGTCTGAAAACACCGCGTCGCCGCGTCCGACGAGCGCCGGCACAATGCCCACATTTGCCGCGAAGCCGGCATAGAAATACAGCGCCCGCGGCAAACCCACAAAGGCGGCTAGTTCGGCCTCCAGCGCCTCATGAGCGCTGCTGTGGCCACACACGAGCGGGGACGCGGTCGCGCCCACGCCAAAGCGTGCGGCCGCTTCGCATGCTGCTTCAATCAAGGCCGGGTGTTGGGCGAGCCCCAGATAATCGTTGCTGCAAAACGCCAGCATCTCGCGACCGTCAACCGTCAGGCGCACGCCGTCGTAGCGCTGCACGACCCGGCGCCGTCGACGCAGGTGCGCGGCGTCGAGCGCATCGAGATCAGCTGTGAAGTCAGGTGTCATGAAACATCCGAAAG
It includes:
- a CDS encoding molybdopterin-dependent oxidoreductase, with translation MDMTPPAVAFTLDGKTLLAHAGETIWAAAQRHGVEIPHLCHHDPLRPAGNCRACMVEVNGERVLAASCCRSVEPNMQVSARSERALAAQRGVLELLAARQPKRVDRIDNELDHWCQRLGADRSRFASAFAGARAEAAHWPAPPRADDSHPAISVNLDACIQCTRCLRACREEQGNDVIGLAGRGASAQIVFDQAAAMGESTCVACGECVQACPTGALAPANGSWASLSTRQVDSVCPYCGVGCALTYHVQLDAHGHEHIARVEGRDGLANQGRLCVKGRFGFDYVANPARLTTPLIRREGVPKDPEQVRLSDWRAVFREATWDEALERAAGGLLRLRAQHGGKALAGFGSAKGSNEEAYLFQKLVRAGFGTHNVDHCTRLCHASSVAALLEGIGSGAVSNPVMDVLHADVVLVIGANPTVNHPVAATWMKNAMARGTRFILADPRRTELARKAWMTLQFRADTDLALLNAMLHVVFAEDLVDAASVQERCHAEDVEAIRRHVAPLSPEAMEPICGVAAADIRAAARAFATSKGSMILWGMGISQHVHGTDNVRALIALCQLTGQIGRPGTGLHPLRGQNNVQGASDAGLIPMMFPDYVRTQDAGVLDRVEHYWALPQGSLSREPGLTVVEIVHAALAGTIRGMYIEGENPAMSDPDVHHARQALSGLEHLVVQDIFLTETAALADVVLPASAWPEKTGTVTNTDRLVQLGRKALALPGQARADLWIIQEMGRRLGVTPIAEVDMHGGDAGVGAVFEEMRGMMSSIAGISWARLQREGAVTYPCTAEDEPGQRVVFVDRFPTADGRARLLPAPLAFADERPDNAYPYVLITGRELEHWHTGAMTRHASVLDALQPAPTVSVHPILLAKLGLRAGDALHVQSRRGAIELATRADDAMPQDAVFIPFAYAEAAANLLTNAALDPWGKIAEVKYCAVRLGKAAAPTP
- a CDS encoding patatin-like phospholipase family protein, translated to MGQDRRGEVLCGAPGQGGSANPVMVPAALGAGRSSDGPRIGLALGSGSARGLAHLGVIRAIADAGLHIDCIAGTSMGALIGAIACAGKLDMLEATFAQFDRKRTLSFFDVVLPRSGLIDGAKVSELVRAHVHADLIEALPIAFAAVATDIASGEEVVIRSGDVIEAVRASISVPGIFTPLRTDGRILVDGGLTNPVPVSVVRTMGADVVVAVDLNDQIVAGKNFKPFRREAPGGQGMGDAAMTRLVRNYRQTMADLKARLLARDAPAAAQFSRWALKEDPLPNIFDVLLASINVMETRITKTRLALDPPDVLIQPPLGHIRFLEFGRAEEIIAIGYQSAADALSQWLAQQGTAPNDDSRAPAPAPAPAVGASLSR
- a CDS encoding LysR family transcriptional regulator codes for the protein MSVSNDTTPRPKVRLEIKQGTAIGPGKARLLEAMARTGSISAAARELDMSYRRAWLLASSLNQAFKSPLIEASKGGSGGGGALLTPLGYEVLRRYRRMEYRALRAIESDMRAFNALLREGDDDPSALDVAADVADEPGSDGLVRAMDQPLRAATVSAKRGRPRKGAAFPKV
- a CDS encoding extracellular solute-binding protein → MQRFTKGSRLLAAVALASACAVPAAQAAKPVLAVAYAGSMGALMDKGLGPAIARQTGVQYQGEGAGAFGLAHLIAAKQLNPDVFVSVTPGPIRVLQKAGLIGTAVPVASTQMVIAYSPKSRFAKDFMVASAGKANWYEVLEKPGLKFGRTDPTVDPQGRNIVLTMLLAEHYYKKPGLADKILGGVFNTRQIFTEPSLLSRLESGQLDATSGYLSAVISHGLPYVRLPAQINLSDPAMIDTWYSKVHFSIALPNGSSDNVSPQPMVFYAAVLKNAPNPEAGEAFVKLMTSAEGQRMFKAYGYGEPKGGNLQ
- a CDS encoding ABC transporter permease subunit; its protein translation is MSILPLDSAAADFGGHHPNAGEARRAWVVAALGLAGLAFLAVPFFGLFISTPWSQLQLQHGDLSSLRASVIYTLVAVTLVVIFGTPVAWWLARYEFRGKWALELLVLLPLLTPPLAMGLLLSMSYGPYSWAGQPLAQLGLTLTNTTNAFVLAQIYGSAPYFIVAARSAFEGVPRELEQMSLTLGQSPWRTFWRITVPLAKLGLGAGVALAWVRALGEFGIVLIVAYYPQGIPVKLWVNLQDTGLSAVYPLLWLFFVIGLPLPLLMGALSRRNSMRH
- a CDS encoding ABC transporter ATP-binding protein — protein: MRVDLSITHPVVLSAQFEVRGFTVLLGASGEGKSTLIKALAGLVPSTGEPFNGLPPQRRPVGYLPQGYALFPHLKAWENVAYALGGTLKEHRRIALDLLGALNLAHHAEKRPAQLSGGQQQRVALARALARKPHILLLDEPTSALDASTRDEVMAELISRMHQLSVPVLAATHDASLAAMADWMALMAGRRVVQQGVPREVFAHPASIQAAALLGFRNRFVGTVLRQEEHGGYTLLRWDAADATLRVPLLPQAAPGCLVDWVVAADDVRLPPLKLQEQRASENPVHGRIEHLVVQGANTTAALRCGDALLWLTAPYRLADHHHLALGDPLSVDLRTSHIRGWLREPVASGSHAAQRRAL
- the bioF gene encoding 8-amino-7-oxononanoate synthase, which gives rise to MTPDFTADLDALDAAHLRRRRRVVQRYDGVRLTVDGREMLAFCSNDYLGLAQHPALIEAACEAAARFGVGATASPLVCGHSSAHEALEAELAAFVGLPRALYFYAGFAANVGIVPALVGRGDAVFSDTLNHACLIDGARLSRADVQVYPHADVDALGRLLAASSARRKLIATDAVFSMDGDIAPLPALLELANRFDALLLIDDAHGFGVLGEGGRGTAAMFGLRSPRLIVMATLGKAAGVAGAFVAGEDDLVEWIMQRARSYIFATAAPALIAETLRVSLKLIAAEEWRRQTLQDLNRRLRAGCAKVLPSGWQLTASKTPIQPIIIGDNASALAAMSGLWQKGFWAPAIRPPTVPEGTARLRLSLSAAHTLGDVDQLIEALASLAPQTPG